The Solibacillus sp. FSL R7-0682 genome includes a window with the following:
- a CDS encoding isocitrate lyase/phosphoenolpyruvate mutase family protein yields MLVKMSPSNIRRILYDLIETIERAKVYVEHVASGIFVPGMKEFEDINEITMNVNAPINVLSLPGLTNCNKLKEIGVRRFGFGNALSDEVMAFIEKRAAELLSFMDTSCLYEC; encoded by the coding sequence TTGCTTGTTAAAATGAGTCCATCAAACATTAGGAGGATTTTATATGATTTAATTGAAACAATCGAACGGGCAAAAGTATATGTAGAACACGTTGCTAGTGGAATATTTGTTCCAGGGATGAAGGAATTTGAAGATATTAATGAAATTACAATGAATGTAAATGCACCAATCAATGTATTATCTTTACCAGGTCTAACCAATTGTAATAAGCTTAAAGAAATAGGCGTGAGAAGATTTGGTTTTGGAAATGCCTTATCTGATGAAGTCATGGCTTTTATTGAAAAGAGGGCAGCTGAATTACTATCATTTATGGATACGTCCTGTTTATATGAGTGTTAG
- a CDS encoding DHHW family protein, whose product MKKKAEQLLVILFVGTLFLLSMLFFLLPHQRFSELENRYLQRPPKLTLENVLSSKYAEEAENYVTDHFPFRNKWLWAKSVSEQARLQQENNGIYKGEAEYLFEKFLQPNYEKLQEYIEALNVFSGNHPDVDMTLMLAPTSVGLYPERLPWLAPSYSQEKVNNYIGDQLKKEVTYLDGFNFLRPHVSESIYYRTDHHWTTYGAYLAYVAYAEKKGWQPLSQREFLIREVSNSFLGSYHTRSQFQGLSPDTIEAYLPHEQVATELFIADTNERLTNMYDESFLQKKDQYSYFLGGVHALMTIKSDLDAQHIEQEKLLIIKDSYAHNVIPFLTNHVSEIHVIDIRYYNGSIAEYMSENALKNVLYLFNTATFVDEASLLKLNN is encoded by the coding sequence TTGAAGAAGAAAGCTGAGCAACTATTAGTCATTTTGTTTGTTGGGACATTGTTTCTTTTGTCGATGTTATTTTTTCTTTTGCCACACCAACGTTTTTCTGAGCTAGAAAACAGATATTTACAACGTCCACCAAAGCTAACGCTAGAAAATGTACTGTCCTCAAAATATGCAGAAGAAGCTGAGAATTATGTAACGGATCACTTTCCTTTCCGAAATAAATGGCTATGGGCAAAGTCCGTGAGTGAACAAGCTCGACTACAGCAAGAAAATAATGGTATTTACAAAGGGGAAGCCGAATACTTATTTGAAAAGTTTTTACAGCCTAATTATGAAAAGTTACAGGAATATATAGAAGCATTAAATGTATTTTCTGGGAATCATCCTGATGTAGACATGACATTAATGTTGGCACCTACATCAGTAGGACTTTATCCCGAGCGCTTGCCATGGCTTGCCCCTTCGTATTCGCAAGAAAAGGTAAATAATTATATTGGTGATCAACTAAAGAAAGAGGTAACATATTTGGACGGCTTTAATTTTCTTCGGCCCCATGTTTCGGAATCCATCTACTATCGTACCGATCATCACTGGACGACATACGGAGCTTATTTGGCATATGTTGCATATGCGGAGAAAAAGGGGTGGCAGCCTCTTTCTCAACGGGAATTTTTGATTCGAGAGGTGAGTAATTCGTTTCTTGGTAGCTATCATACAAGAAGTCAGTTTCAAGGATTATCTCCAGATACGATTGAAGCTTACCTTCCCCATGAGCAAGTAGCAACCGAACTATTCATCGCGGATACGAATGAAAGGTTGACAAATATGTATGATGAAAGCTTTCTTCAGAAGAAGGATCAATACTCCTATTTTCTAGGCGGCGTACATGCGTTGATGACGATTAAATCCGATCTTGATGCACAGCACATTGAACAGGAAAAGTTGCTCATTATTAAAGACTCCTATGCCCATAATGTAATCCCATTCCTTACAAATCACGTATCCGAAATCCACGTGATTGACATACGGTATTATAATGGGAGTATTGCTGAGTATATGTCTGAGAATGCACTGAAGAATGTTTTATATTTATTTAATACTGCTACCTTCGTTGATGAAGCATCATTATTAAAGCTGAATAACTAA
- a CDS encoding MBOAT family O-acyltransferase, with protein MVFSGLLFLFLFLPAVFILYYCSPRRIRNLILFSTSLIFYAWGEPVYIVIMLVSTLADYFFGLLLDKPKLSNFKRKCIVAVSIVFSLTLLSYFKYADFLIQNINALFGLDIPLTELPLPIGISFYTFQSMSYIIDVYRGTARAQRNWIDFGAYVALFPQLVAGPIVKYNTIAEQLHNRSESIELFAEGIRRFTIGLAKKVLLANNIGLLWDSISSSHPGSLPMLTAWLGIIAFAFQIYFDFSGYSDMAIGLGLMFGFRFNENFNKPYTSQSITDFWRRWHISLGSWFREYVYIPLGGNRHGLLKQARNILIVWLLTGFWHGASWNFILWGLYFGIILMIEKWWGLKLLSALPRWVRHVYAIILILVGWVLFAFETPSLIVAYLSAMAGFNDQPLWNTETGYFFYTNAVLLFVLVIVSLPKKQWARTSELSLLHLVWYGFLFLLAVAYLVDATFNPFLYFRF; from the coding sequence ATGGTTTTTAGCGGTCTACTCTTTCTATTTTTGTTCCTGCCGGCTGTATTCATTCTTTACTATTGTTCGCCACGGCGGATACGAAATTTAATTTTATTTAGTACAAGTCTTATTTTCTATGCATGGGGAGAACCTGTTTATATTGTCATTATGCTCGTGTCGACCCTTGCGGATTACTTTTTCGGGCTGCTGCTGGATAAACCTAAATTAAGTAATTTTAAACGAAAGTGCATTGTTGCAGTATCTATTGTCTTCAGCCTGACACTGTTATCTTACTTTAAATATGCTGATTTTCTTATTCAAAATATAAATGCATTGTTCGGTCTGGATATTCCTTTAACGGAGCTTCCATTGCCTATCGGAATATCCTTTTATACGTTCCAGTCGATGTCTTATATTATAGATGTATATAGGGGGACAGCGAGGGCGCAGCGAAACTGGATTGACTTTGGGGCATATGTGGCGTTGTTTCCTCAATTAGTTGCAGGTCCAATCGTGAAATATAATACGATTGCAGAACAGCTTCATAATCGGTCAGAAAGTATAGAGCTATTCGCAGAAGGAATTAGAAGGTTTACGATCGGTCTGGCGAAAAAGGTGCTACTTGCAAATAATATCGGTTTGCTTTGGGATAGCATTTCGAGCTCCCACCCAGGGTCATTGCCTATGTTAACCGCTTGGCTGGGAATCATTGCGTTTGCCTTCCAGATTTATTTTGACTTTAGCGGCTATTCTGATATGGCGATTGGTCTTGGGCTTATGTTCGGTTTTCGGTTTAATGAAAATTTCAATAAGCCGTATACTTCCCAGAGCATAACCGATTTTTGGAGGAGATGGCATATTTCGCTTGGTAGCTGGTTCAGGGAGTATGTTTATATTCCGCTTGGAGGCAACCGGCATGGGTTACTCAAACAAGCACGGAACATTTTGATTGTCTGGCTGCTGACAGGATTTTGGCATGGAGCAAGCTGGAATTTCATTTTATGGGGGCTGTATTTTGGTATTATCCTCATGATTGAAAAGTGGTGGGGATTAAAGCTATTGTCTGCCTTGCCACGCTGGGTTCGACATGTATATGCGATTATTCTAATTTTAGTAGGCTGGGTATTGTTCGCTTTTGAAACACCGTCTTTAATCGTGGCTTATTTAAGTGCTATGGCGGGCTTCAATGATCAACCACTATGGAATACTGAAACCGGATACTTTTTTTATACGAACGCAGTTTTGTTGTTTGTATTAGTTATCGTCTCTTTACCGAAGAAGCAATGGGCAAGAACGAGTGAATTGTCGCTGCTTCATCTAGTATGGTACGGCTTTCTCTTCCTTCTTGCGGTTGCCTATTTAGTAGACGCAACGTTTAATCCGTTTTTATATTTCCGTTTCTAA
- a CDS encoding DUF4358 domain-containing protein, whose amino-acid sequence MKKLQLLFIATIIGGLLMAGCSKDDTTAPVEPKLTPNEMVEEMLEKVEQPALMELPAEQVKDIYNIDPEKFEEYAIRIPMMNVKTNEIAILKVRNTEDISEVEEAVKQRAEMVKKQFETYLPDQFENAKNYKLVTKGNYVLFVISEEADELVKVYDSFFKQQ is encoded by the coding sequence ATGAAAAAGCTACAGCTGTTATTTATAGCAACAATTATAGGGGGATTACTAATGGCAGGTTGTTCAAAAGATGACACAACAGCGCCGGTAGAACCAAAGTTAACTCCAAATGAAATGGTTGAGGAGATGCTAGAGAAAGTGGAGCAACCAGCACTAATGGAATTACCTGCAGAGCAGGTGAAGGACATTTATAATATAGATCCTGAAAAGTTTGAAGAATATGCGATTAGAATACCCATGATGAATGTGAAGACAAATGAAATTGCTATTTTGAAAGTGAGAAATACAGAAGATATATCAGAAGTGGAAGAAGCGGTAAAACAACGAGCGGAAATGGTGAAAAAGCAATTTGAAACATATCTTCCAGACCAATTTGAAAATGCGAAAAACTATAAGCTAGTTACGAAAGGCAACTATGTATTGTTTGTCATTTCAGAAGAGGCAGACGAACTTGTAAAAGTATACGATAGTTTCTTTAAACAACAATAA
- a CDS encoding helix-turn-helix domain-containing protein: MMIVKASKNSEAGNLPSPELIEAMTKYNFSSRVNALSPVSVRLAAYYCTIESTNGNSEYITSNKLDEVASLIGTTKRHLNRILKQWSEEGSIHRAGDHIQILNWEKIRMYSNNVRFE; the protein is encoded by the coding sequence ATGATGATTGTCAAAGCCTCGAAGAATTCGGAAGCAGGAAATCTTCCAAGCCCAGAACTCATTGAAGCCATGACGAAGTACAATTTTTCTTCAAGAGTAAATGCATTATCCCCTGTTTCAGTTAGATTAGCTGCTTATTATTGTACAATTGAGTCTACCAACGGAAACAGCGAATACATTACTTCAAATAAATTAGATGAAGTAGCTTCTCTAATAGGTACAACAAAGAGACACCTGAATCGCATTTTAAAGCAATGGAGTGAAGAAGGTAGCATTCATCGGGCAGGAGACCATATTCAAATTTTGAATTGGGAAAAGATTAGAATGTATTCAAATAATGTACGATTTGAATAA
- a CDS encoding RNA polymerase sigma factor, with translation MDDQKIIQLYLNRSQQAIEETKKKYGAYCKVIARNILSDYSDVEECENDTYFATWNAIPPHIPRKFSVFLGSITRNIALDKFGYNTAKKRNHEFERILNELEECLASPMTVEGQYESGEIANLINQFLYRIDEQARNLFILRYWYSDSIERLSSRFNISNSKVKSILFRTRKKLRIYLEKEGINL, from the coding sequence ATGGACGATCAAAAAATTATTCAATTATATTTAAATCGTTCGCAACAAGCTATCGAGGAGACGAAAAAAAAATACGGGGCCTATTGTAAAGTCATAGCAAGAAATATACTGTCCGATTATTCAGATGTTGAAGAATGTGAAAATGATACATATTTTGCAACTTGGAACGCAATACCACCTCATATACCGAGGAAGTTCTCTGTATTTCTTGGAAGTATTACACGTAATATTGCGCTAGATAAATTCGGCTATAACACTGCTAAAAAACGTAATCATGAGTTTGAACGAATATTAAATGAACTCGAAGAATGTTTAGCATCTCCAATGACAGTCGAGGGTCAATATGAATCTGGTGAAATCGCTAACCTAATCAATCAATTTCTCTATAGAATTGACGAACAAGCAAGAAACTTATTTATTTTAAGATATTGGTATTCAGATTCAATAGAAAGACTATCTAGTAGATTTAATATAAGTAATAGTAAAGTGAAATCTATATTGTTTCGGACGAGAAAAAAGCTTCGAATTTATTTAGAAAAAGAGGGAATTAATCTATGA